In Brassica rapa cultivar Chiifu-401-42 chromosome A06, CAAS_Brap_v3.01, whole genome shotgun sequence, a single window of DNA contains:
- the LOC117125981 gene encoding LOW QUALITY PROTEIN: uncharacterized protein LOC117125981 (The sequence of the model RefSeq protein was modified relative to this genomic sequence to represent the inferred CDS: deleted 3 bases in 2 codons; substituted 1 base at 1 genomic stop codon), whose product MLSKPSDKYKRNGLYGTSCIGLENGIERKRQEQEHEQLPGXYIFISNGRTKPDCYRYRVSKPGMKLFLYDFEKRLLYGWYLEATIGGKLDIESQAFDKKYPAQVGFGIVNNCYPLPKSIFKSAIYEKYKGCHKFKQELAPHQVIHSLFLSIYNTCLQSARLNKRIMDLQVYVSVIIISFFYFSRTPCITS is encoded by the exons ATGTTGAGCAAACCTAGTGATAAGTATAAAAGGAATGGTCTTTATGGGACCTCATGCATTGGGTTAGAGAATGGGATCGAGAGGAAAAGACAGGAACAGGAACATGAACAGCTGCCTGGTTAATATATCTTTATCTCTAACGGCAGAACAAAACCTGATTGCTACCGTTACCGTGTATCAAAACCAGGGATG AAGCTTTTCCTCTATGACTTTGAGAAGAGACTTCTTTATGGTTGGTATCTA GAAGCTACTATTGGCGGCAAGTTGGATATAGAATCACAAGCTTTTGACAAGAAATATCCTGCTCAG GTTGGATTTGGAATTGTTAACAACTGTTATCCCTTGCCAAAAAGCATTTTCAAGTCTGCTATCTATGAGAAGTACAAAGGCTGCCACAAGTTTAAGCAAGAACTTGCTCCTCACCAAGTAATACACTCACTCTTCCTTTCGATTTACAACACATGTCTCCAAAGTGCCAGGCTGAACAAAAGGATCATGGATTTGCAGGTTTATGTCTCTGTTATCATTATTTCGTTCTTTTATTTCTCCAGAACTCCATGCATTACCTCATAG
- the LOC103874632 gene encoding protein MEI2-like 1 isoform X2 produces the protein MMPSDIMEQRGVSTPSHFREDTRISSERQFGFLKTDLIPENQGGRDRFSNLPKSSWTPESHQLKPQSSLSGVHPSVSPNARNTTNGSQWESSLFSSSLSDTFSRKLRLQRSDMLSPMSANTVVTHREEEPSESLEEIEAQTIGNLLPDEDDLFAEVMGDVGRKSRAGGDDLDDFDLFSSVGGMELDGDVFPPMGPRNGERGRNNSVGEHHRAEIPSRTILAGNISSNVEDYELKVLFEQFGDIQALHTACKNRGFIMVSYYDIRAAQNAARALHNKLLRGTKLDIRYSIPKEIPSGKDASKGALLITNIDSSISNEELNRMVKSYGEIKEIRRTMHDNPQIYIEFFDIRASEAALGGLNGLEVAGKQLKLALTYPESQRYMSQFVAHDAEGFLPKMPFTNTSSGHMGRHFPGIIPSTSIDGGPMGISHSSVGSPVNSFIERHRSLSIPIGFPPSANVISASKPGIQEHVHPFDNSNMGIQSMPNLHPHSFSEYLDNFTNGSPYKSSTAFSEVVSDGSKANDAFMLHNVRGVDGFNGGGGMMWPSSPSHLNGITSQRPPVTVFSRAPPVMVNMASSPVHHHIGSAPVLNSPFWDRRQAYVAESLESPGFHIGSHGSMGFPGSSPSHPMEIGSHKSFSHVAGNRMDINSQNAVLRSPQQLSHLFPGRNPMVSMPGSFDSPNERYRNLSHRRSESSSSHADKKLFELDVDRILRGDDVRTTLMLKNIPNKYTSKMLLSAIDEHCKGTYDFLYLPIDFKNKCNVGYAFINLIEPEKIVPFYKAFNGKKWEKFNSEKVATLTYARIQGKVALIAHFQNSSLMNEDKRCRPILFHTDGPNAGDQEPFPMGTNIRSRPGKPRSSSIDNHNSFSIASVSENREEPPNGTDPFLKEN, from the exons ATGATGCCGTCTGATATAATGGAACAGAGAGGTGTATCAACACCTTCCCACTTTCGTGAAGATACTCGTATTAGTTCAgag AGGCAATTTGGGTTTCTGAAAACAGACCTGATTCCTGAAAACCAAGGTGGTCGTGATAGATTTTCAAATCTGCCAAAGAGTTCCTGGACACCTGAAAGTCACCAGCTGAAGCCACAATCTAGCTTGTCTGGGGTGCACCCCTCTGTTAGCCCTAACGCAAGAAACACCACAAATGGTAGCCAGTGGGAAAGTAGTTTATTTTCCAGCTCACTGTCTGATACATTTAGTAGAAAAC TACGGTTACAGAGAAGTGATATGCTATCTCCTATGTCTGCGAACACAGTTGTTACCCACCGTGAGGAAGAACCCTCTGAATCTTTAGAAGAAATTGAGGCGCAAACTATTGGAAATCTTCTGCCAGATGAAGATGACCTCTTTGCAGAAGTGATGGGTGACGTTGGGCGTAAATCTCGTGCCGGTGGAGATGATCTAGATGATTTTGACCTTTTCAGCAGTGTTGGTGGCATGGAGCTAGATGGAGATGTTTTTCCTCCTATGGGCCCCAGAAACGGAGAGAGAGGCCGCAATAATTCTGTTGGCGAACATCATCGAGCGGAAATTCCATCCAGAACAATTTTGGCCGGAAATATCAGTAGCAATGTCGAAGACTATGAGCTGAAGGTCCTTTTTGAG CAATTTGGAGACATCCAGGCTCTTCATACAGCTTGCAAGAATCGTGGTTTTATCATGGTATCCTACTATGATATAAGGGCTGCTCAAAATGCGGCGAGAGCACTCCACAATAAGCTGTTAAGAGGAACGAAACTTGATATTCGTTATTCTATCCCTAAG GAAATTCCTTCAGGAAAAGACGCCAGTAAAGGAGCCCTGTTGATTACTAATATTGATTCGTCTATTTCAAATGAAGAACTCAATCGAATGGTCAAATCGTATGGAGAAATCAAAGAG ATTCGTAGAACCATGCACGATAACCCACAGATATACATAGAATTCTTTGACATCCGAGCGTCAGAGGCTGCTCTTGGTGGCCTGAATGGACTCGAGGTTGCTGGGAAGCAGCTTAAACTTGCGTTAACCTATCCAGAGAGTCAAAG GTACATGTCACAGTTTGTTGCACATGATGCTGAAGGGTTTCTACCTAAAATGCCTTTTACTAATACATCATCTGGGCACATGG GGAGACATTTCCCAGGAATAATTCCTTCAACCTCCATTGATGGTGGACCTATGGGGATTAGTCATAGTTCTGTTGGATCGCCTGTGAACTCCTTCATTGAACGTCATAGGAGTCTCAGCATTCCTATTGGATTTCCACCTTCGGCAAACGTCATCTCAGCCAGCAAGCCCGGAATTCAGGAGCATGTCCACCCTTTTGACAATTCAAATATGGGGATCCAAAGCATGCCAAACCTTCATCCTCATTCTTTTTCAGAGTACCTCGACAACTTTACAAATGGTAGTCCATATAAGTCCTCGACAGCATTTTCTGAAGTCGTCAGTGATGGCTCGAAAGCAAATGATGCCTTTATGTTACATAATGTTCGTGGAGTGGATGGCTTTAACGGAGGGG GTGGCATGATGTGGCCTAGCTCGCCGTCTCACCTCAACGGCATTACTAGTCAGCGCCCACCTGTTACTGTATTCTCTAGAGCACCTCCTGTTATGGTGAATATGGCATCTTCCCCTGTGCACCACCACATTGGATCTGCGCCCGTATTAAACTCGCCTTTCTGGGATAGAAGACAAGCCTATGTTGCTGAATCTCTAGAATCGCCTGGCTTCCACATAGGTTCTCATGGTAGCATGGGGTTTCCTGGCTCTTCACCCTCACATCCAATGGAAATTGGTTCTCACAAGTCCTTTTCCCATGTTGCTGGGAATCGCATGGATATAAATTCCCAAAATGCTGTACTGCGATCTCCCCAACAGTTGTCTCATCTCTTCCCCGGGAGGAACCCAATGGTTTCAATGCCGGGTTCGTTTGACTCGCCTAATGAACGATACAGGAATCTCTCACACCGTAGAAGCGAGTCTAGCTCTAGTCATGCTGACAAGAAACTGTTTGAGCTTGATGTTGACCGTATATTACGTGGGGATGATGTCAGGACAACACTGATGCTTAAAAACATTCCTAATAA GTATACTTCTAAGATGCTTCTCTCCGCCATTGACGAGCATTGTAAAGGAACGTATGATTTCCTTTATTTGCCAATTGATTTCAAG AACAAATGCAATGTGGGATACGCTTTCATCAACCTTATTGAACCTGAAAAGATTGTACCATTTTATAAG GCTTTTAATGGAAAAAAGTGGGAAAAGTTTAACAGCGAGAAGGTGGCAACTCTTACATATGCTCGAATTCAAGGAAAAGTAGCACTTATTGCCCATTTCCAGAACTCAAGCTTAATGAACGAAGACAAACGTTGCCGGCCTATTCTTTTCCACACCGATGGTCCAAATGCTGGTGATCAG GAACCATTTCCAATGGGAACCAACATACGATCAAGACCAGGAAAGCCACGAAGCAGTAGCATTGATAACCACAACAGTTTTAGCATCGCTTCCGTTTCAGAAAACAGAGAAGAACCTCCTAATGGAACCGATCCTTTCTTGAAGGAGAACTAA
- the LOC103874631 gene encoding protein FLX-like 4: protein MSSRERLGSSKHYSRGMSSSSSSRHHETISSASDHRVSHSDVLENKIAARAAEIDRLSSDNRKLAASYVALKEDLALADREVQGLRAHIVKTETDGEIQIRGALEKIAKLEGIVNNRDNIRRELQSAHIEAHTLAREREELAAQVKAAVKELKKVCLESEGLESSVQELERLKEEHQRLREEFDAEKSRNVEKLEQLKEMESNIIGAVKAIEKLRSEIATARSRA, encoded by the exons ATGTCTTCAAGGGAGAGGCTAGGTTCATCTAAGCATTATAGCCGAGGcatgtcatcatcatcatcatcccgGCACCACGAGACCATCTCTTCCGCTTCCGACCACCGGGTCTCCCATTCCGACGTTCTTGAAAACAAGATTGCAGCTCGAGCTGCTGAGATTGACCGTCTCTCTAGTGACAACCGCAAACTCGCTGCTAGCTACGTTGCTCTCAAGGAAGACCTTGCCCTTGCTGACCGCGAAGTCCAGGGACTGAGAGCTCACATCGTCAAGACTGAGACAGACGGCGAGATTCAGATCCGTGGTGCACTCGAGAAGATAGCGAAACTTGAGGGTATTGTCAACAACAGGGATAACATAAGGAGGGAGCTGCAATCAGCTCACATTGAGGCTCATACATTAGCCAGAGAACGCGAGGAGCTAGCTGCACAGGTGAAGGCGGCAGTAAAGGAGTTGAAGAAGGTCTGCCTCGAGTCGGAGGGTCTAGAGTCTTCAGTTCAAGAGCTTGAGCGGTTGAAAGAAGAGCACCAGAGATTAAG GGAAGAGTTTGATGCCGAGAAGAGCCGTAACGTAGAGAAACTTGAGCAATTGAAAGAGATGGAGAGTAACATTATCGGAGCAGTCAAAGCTATTGAGAAGCTGCGAAGTGAGATCGCAACCGCAAGGAGTAGAGCTTGA
- the LOC103874628 gene encoding uncharacterized protein LOC103874628, whose amino-acid sequence MSLHYDGVLCTLYYDRASLSETRLQPFDLGTMDQTPVNATLAISGTYVEGRLVDLIGKERGEKGSVEFDLRVVSLVTFRYGVYRRRRGTIRQRQELGSTSISQQNRSPLTKKLKPSTKYCNPYRYD is encoded by the exons ATGTCGCTTCACTACGATGGCGTCTTGTGCACGCTCTATTACGACCGTGCGTCTCTCTCCGAGACGCGCCTGCAGCCGTTCGATCTGGGGACGATGGATCAGACTCCGGTGAACGCGACGCTCGCCATCTCCGGGACGTACGTCGAGGGGCGGTTGGTTGATTTGATTGGGAAAGAGAGGGGCGAGAAGGGAAGCGTCGAGTTCGATTTGAGGGTGGTTTCGTTGGTTACATTCCGGTATGGAGTGTACAGGAGGAGGAG GGGGACAATCCGTCAAAGACAGGAATTAGGTTCGACGTCTATCTCTCAACAAAACCGAAGCCCACTAACGAAGAAACTCAAGCCCAGCACGAAGTATTGTAACCCATACCGATACGATTAA
- the LOC103874632 gene encoding protein MEI2-like 1 isoform X1 encodes MMPSDIMEQRGVSTPSHFREDTRISSERQFGFLKTDLIPENQGGRDRFSNLPKSSWTPESHQLKPQSSLSGVHPSVSPNARNTTNGSQWESSLFSSSLSDTFSRKLRLQRSDMLSPMSANTVVTHREEEPSESLEEIEAQTIGNLLPDEDDLFAEVMGDVGRKSRAGGDDLDDFDLFSSVGGMELDGDVFPPMGPRNGERGRNNSVGEHHRAEIPSRTILAGNISSNVEDYELKVLFEQFGDIQALHTACKNRGFIMVSYYDIRAAQNAARALHNKLLRGTKLDIRYSIPKEIPSGKDASKGALLITNIDSSISNEELNRMVKSYGEIKEIRRTMHDNPQIYIEFFDIRASEAALGGLNGLEVAGKQLKLALTYPESQRYMSQFVAHDAEGFLPKMPFTNTSSGHMGRHFPGIIPSTSIDGGPMGISHSSVGSPVNSFIERHRSLSIPIGFPPSANVISASKPGIQEHVHPFDNSNMGIQSMPNLHPHSFSEYLDNFTNGSPYKSSTAFSEVVSDGSKANDAFMLHNVRGVDGFNGGGIGSPMNQNSRRPNLNLWSNSNTQQQNPSGGMMWPSSPSHLNGITSQRPPVTVFSRAPPVMVNMASSPVHHHIGSAPVLNSPFWDRRQAYVAESLESPGFHIGSHGSMGFPGSSPSHPMEIGSHKSFSHVAGNRMDINSQNAVLRSPQQLSHLFPGRNPMVSMPGSFDSPNERYRNLSHRRSESSSSHADKKLFELDVDRILRGDDVRTTLMLKNIPNKYTSKMLLSAIDEHCKGTYDFLYLPIDFKNKCNVGYAFINLIEPEKIVPFYKAFNGKKWEKFNSEKVATLTYARIQGKVALIAHFQNSSLMNEDKRCRPILFHTDGPNAGDQEPFPMGTNIRSRPGKPRSSSIDNHNSFSIASVSENREEPPNGTDPFLKEN; translated from the exons ATGATGCCGTCTGATATAATGGAACAGAGAGGTGTATCAACACCTTCCCACTTTCGTGAAGATACTCGTATTAGTTCAgag AGGCAATTTGGGTTTCTGAAAACAGACCTGATTCCTGAAAACCAAGGTGGTCGTGATAGATTTTCAAATCTGCCAAAGAGTTCCTGGACACCTGAAAGTCACCAGCTGAAGCCACAATCTAGCTTGTCTGGGGTGCACCCCTCTGTTAGCCCTAACGCAAGAAACACCACAAATGGTAGCCAGTGGGAAAGTAGTTTATTTTCCAGCTCACTGTCTGATACATTTAGTAGAAAAC TACGGTTACAGAGAAGTGATATGCTATCTCCTATGTCTGCGAACACAGTTGTTACCCACCGTGAGGAAGAACCCTCTGAATCTTTAGAAGAAATTGAGGCGCAAACTATTGGAAATCTTCTGCCAGATGAAGATGACCTCTTTGCAGAAGTGATGGGTGACGTTGGGCGTAAATCTCGTGCCGGTGGAGATGATCTAGATGATTTTGACCTTTTCAGCAGTGTTGGTGGCATGGAGCTAGATGGAGATGTTTTTCCTCCTATGGGCCCCAGAAACGGAGAGAGAGGCCGCAATAATTCTGTTGGCGAACATCATCGAGCGGAAATTCCATCCAGAACAATTTTGGCCGGAAATATCAGTAGCAATGTCGAAGACTATGAGCTGAAGGTCCTTTTTGAG CAATTTGGAGACATCCAGGCTCTTCATACAGCTTGCAAGAATCGTGGTTTTATCATGGTATCCTACTATGATATAAGGGCTGCTCAAAATGCGGCGAGAGCACTCCACAATAAGCTGTTAAGAGGAACGAAACTTGATATTCGTTATTCTATCCCTAAG GAAATTCCTTCAGGAAAAGACGCCAGTAAAGGAGCCCTGTTGATTACTAATATTGATTCGTCTATTTCAAATGAAGAACTCAATCGAATGGTCAAATCGTATGGAGAAATCAAAGAG ATTCGTAGAACCATGCACGATAACCCACAGATATACATAGAATTCTTTGACATCCGAGCGTCAGAGGCTGCTCTTGGTGGCCTGAATGGACTCGAGGTTGCTGGGAAGCAGCTTAAACTTGCGTTAACCTATCCAGAGAGTCAAAG GTACATGTCACAGTTTGTTGCACATGATGCTGAAGGGTTTCTACCTAAAATGCCTTTTACTAATACATCATCTGGGCACATGG GGAGACATTTCCCAGGAATAATTCCTTCAACCTCCATTGATGGTGGACCTATGGGGATTAGTCATAGTTCTGTTGGATCGCCTGTGAACTCCTTCATTGAACGTCATAGGAGTCTCAGCATTCCTATTGGATTTCCACCTTCGGCAAACGTCATCTCAGCCAGCAAGCCCGGAATTCAGGAGCATGTCCACCCTTTTGACAATTCAAATATGGGGATCCAAAGCATGCCAAACCTTCATCCTCATTCTTTTTCAGAGTACCTCGACAACTTTACAAATGGTAGTCCATATAAGTCCTCGACAGCATTTTCTGAAGTCGTCAGTGATGGCTCGAAAGCAAATGATGCCTTTATGTTACATAATGTTCGTGGAGTGGATGGCTTTAACGGAGGGG GCATAGGGTCTCCCATGAACCAAAACTCCCGCCGCCCTAACCTTAATTTATGGAGCAATTCTAACACTCAGCAACAAAATCCTTCAGGTGGCATGATGTGGCCTAGCTCGCCGTCTCACCTCAACGGCATTACTAGTCAGCGCCCACCTGTTACTGTATTCTCTAGAGCACCTCCTGTTATGGTGAATATGGCATCTTCCCCTGTGCACCACCACATTGGATCTGCGCCCGTATTAAACTCGCCTTTCTGGGATAGAAGACAAGCCTATGTTGCTGAATCTCTAGAATCGCCTGGCTTCCACATAGGTTCTCATGGTAGCATGGGGTTTCCTGGCTCTTCACCCTCACATCCAATGGAAATTGGTTCTCACAAGTCCTTTTCCCATGTTGCTGGGAATCGCATGGATATAAATTCCCAAAATGCTGTACTGCGATCTCCCCAACAGTTGTCTCATCTCTTCCCCGGGAGGAACCCAATGGTTTCAATGCCGGGTTCGTTTGACTCGCCTAATGAACGATACAGGAATCTCTCACACCGTAGAAGCGAGTCTAGCTCTAGTCATGCTGACAAGAAACTGTTTGAGCTTGATGTTGACCGTATATTACGTGGGGATGATGTCAGGACAACACTGATGCTTAAAAACATTCCTAATAA GTATACTTCTAAGATGCTTCTCTCCGCCATTGACGAGCATTGTAAAGGAACGTATGATTTCCTTTATTTGCCAATTGATTTCAAG AACAAATGCAATGTGGGATACGCTTTCATCAACCTTATTGAACCTGAAAAGATTGTACCATTTTATAAG GCTTTTAATGGAAAAAAGTGGGAAAAGTTTAACAGCGAGAAGGTGGCAACTCTTACATATGCTCGAATTCAAGGAAAAGTAGCACTTATTGCCCATTTCCAGAACTCAAGCTTAATGAACGAAGACAAACGTTGCCGGCCTATTCTTTTCCACACCGATGGTCCAAATGCTGGTGATCAG GAACCATTTCCAATGGGAACCAACATACGATCAAGACCAGGAAAGCCACGAAGCAGTAGCATTGATAACCACAACAGTTTTAGCATCGCTTCCGTTTCAGAAAACAGAGAAGAACCTCCTAATGGAACCGATCCTTTCTTGAAGGAGAACTAA
- the LOC103874630 gene encoding protein BONZAI 1 — protein MLKTSLNLALQDLRKLVRGGEAWTQISATLQLTGKEGQRDIRGVAVCCSSKPFIMGNCCSDVSSGAGAIAGVGGTAAISSARGTTNDAVDYYLKSRGFNGLFSHIELSFSASNLRDRDVLSKSDPMVVVYRKEKDETLSEVYRSEVVLNSLAPKWIKKFTLAYHFETVQTFLFRVYDVDTQYQNSKEEMLKLDQQQFLGEATCVLSEIITKSTKTITLELKRKEGVTAQTQHHHGKLIIHAEESLASKVTTEIVFRCSSLESKDLFSKSDPFLVVSKIVEQGTPIPVSKTEVLKNNLNPIWKPLFLSVQQVGSKDSPLIIECSDFNSNGKHSLIGKVQKSLSDLEKLHLAGQGINLSLPTTGAGQSKVLKSQLFVEKFTETVQHTFLEYLASGFELSFMVAIDFTASNGNPRLPDSLHYIDPSGHLNAYQRAIVDVGEVLQFYDSDKRFPAWGFGARPIDSPVSHCFNLNGSSSYSEVDGIQGIMTSYTSALFNVSLAGPTLFGPVINSAAMIASQSLAQGSRRYYVLLIITDGVITDLQETKDALVSASDLPLSILIVGVGGADFKEMEILDADRGERLESSSGRVASRDIVQFVALRDVQHGEVSVVQALLAELPSQFLTYMRIRNMKPVPL, from the exons ATGCTGAAAACGTCTTTGAATTTAGCTTTGCAGGATCTGAGGAAACTTGTGCGTGGTGGAGAAGCTTGGACGCAAATTAGTGCAACACTGCAACTCACTGGAAAAGAAGGACAAAGAGACATAAGAG gtgtAGCTGTGTGTTGTTCATCCAAACCGTTTATAATGGGAAACTGCTGCTCCGATGTTTCCTCTGGAGCTGGGGCTATAGCTGGCGTTGGTGGAACTGCTGCTATCTCCTCCGCACGCGGCACTACTAACGATGCCGTTGATTACTATCTCAAGTCTCGAGGTTTCAACGGCCTCTTCTCTCATATCGAG CTATCGTTTTCTGCTTCCAATTTGCGAGACCGTGACGTGCTTTCCAAG AGTGATCCTATGGTGGTTGTCTATAGAAAGGAAAAAGATGAGACACTTTCGGAAGTCTACCGCAGCGAAGTTGTTTTGAACTCCTTAGCTCCTAAATGGATTAAGAAATTTACACTCGCGTATCATTTCGAGACTGTCCAGACATTCTT GTTTCGTGTGTATGATGTTGACACTCAGTATCAAAATTCAAAAGAGGAG ATGCTTAAGCTTGACCAACAGCAATTTCTTGGTGAGGCAACATGTGTATTGTCTGAG ATAATCACAAAATCAACTAAGACGATTACATTAGAGCTCAAGCGTAAAGAAGGCGTTACCGCACAGACTCAGCATCACCATGGGAAGCTTATTATCCACGCTGAGGAGTCCCTTGCTTCTAAGGTTACAACAGAGATTGTATTCAGATGTTCTAGTTTGGAATCTAAGGATCTTTTCTCAAAAAGT GATCCATTTTTGGTGGTATCAAAGATTGTGGAGCAAGGAACTCCAATACCAGTGTCTAAAACTGAAGTCCTGAAGAACAATCTAAACCCTATCTGGAAACCACTCTTTCTAAGTGTTCAACAAGTCGGTAGTAAG GACAGCCCACTGATAATAGAATGCTCAGACTTTAATTCCAATGGCAAACACAGTCTCATCGG AAAAGTTCAAAAATCGCTTTCAGACTTGGAGAAACTTCATTTGGCTGGCCAAGGAATCAACTTGTCTTTGCCTACTACTGGTGCTGGACAAAGCAAG GTATTAAAGAGCCAGCTTTTTGTGGAGAAGTTTACAGAGACTGTCCAGCACACATTTCTAGAGTACTTGGCCTCTGGGTTTGAATTAAGCTTCATGGTAGCAATCGATTTCACAG CATCAAATGGAAATCCACGCCTCCCTGATTCTTTGCACTACATTGATCCTTCAGGGCATTTAAATGCTTACCAGAGA gCAATAGTGGATGTTGGAGAAGTATTGCAGTTTTATGACTCAGACAAACGTTTCCCTGCCTGGGGATTTGGAGCTCGTCCAATTGACTCTCCAGTTTCACATTGCTTTAACCTCAACGGAAGCAGTTCATACTCTGag GTGGATGGGATTCAAGGAATCATGACTTCATACACAAGTGCGCTCTTCAACGTCTCTCTAGCAGGGCCTACCCTTTTCGGTCCGGTGATAAACTCCGCTGCAATGATAGCTAGCCAGTCTCTAGCTCAAGGTTCACGGAGATATTACGTCTTATTAATCATCACA GATGGTGTAATAACTGACCTTCAAGAAACAAAAGACGCATTAGTCAGTGCATCGGATTTGCCGTTATCAATCCTCATTGTAGGAGTTGGAGGAGCCGATTTCAAAGAGATGGAG ATACTAGACGCTGATAGAGGTGAACGGCTAGAGAGCTCGAGCGGGCGTGTGGCGTCACGTGATATCGTTCAGTTTGTAGCACTACGAGACGTTCAAC ATGGAGAGGTTTCTGTAGTACAAGCGCTACTTGCTGAATTGCCTTCACAGTTTTTGACGTATATGAGAATCCGTAACATGAAGCCAGTTCCTCTGTGA